Genomic DNA from Thermotoga petrophila RKU-1:
GGTAAGAAATTTTTGAGGAAGAAGTACGAGGAGAAGATCGGTGTGGACTTCAACTATCTCGAGTCTCTCTCTGACTTTACCGATGACATGCCGGTGTATCCAGTGTAAATCTCAAAAACGTTGTAATCTCCTTCTCTCCTGTAAGCGATTCTGAAGCCATGCATTTCGAAGAATTCTCTTGCGAGGTACAGGCCCAGTCCTGTACCTTTGCTTTTTTTCTTTTTCTCGAAAAGATTTGCACGCACCTCATAGGGGATCTCTGGTCCGGGACCTTTCACGATGACTTTGTCTTTTTTCACGTGGACCTCCACCGGTCCCGCAGAATACTTCACAGCGTTTTCTATCACGTTGTAAAAGGCTCTGAAAAGCTTCATGGGATCAGCTTCGACTTCCACGACGTCATCGTACTTGAAAATGACTTTTCCTGGGAATTTTTCCACCACGTCGTTCACGAGTTCGACGAGATTAACCGGCTCTTTTCTCAACCTTTCAAGACCAGCTTCGAGCTTGGCGAATTCGTAGAATTCTTCTATGATTTTCTGCAAATTTTCGTCCTCAACCTCATTCCATACGAGCGATTTCACATCGTGCACAAAACCGGTGACGATGTCTTTCAATTTTTCCGTTTCTTTTTCCTGAATCAGCGAATTTTCGACTATCGAATTCACCTCTTCGGCAAGTTTTGTGATCTCATCGTTCAGGAAATCTTCGAATCGACTTTTTCTGGCTACAGCTTCTCTGAGCTTCCTCAGTCTGCTGGTCACCAGAATATGAGTAGCGAGACTAACAAAGAGCGCTGAAAAGAAAGAGAAAATAACGACATCCACAAAGTTCATCCTGTTTCCCCAGAAGATTCCAAGTAAGGCTATATTCACAAGAAAGGTGATAAGAAAGGTTCTCAAAGATATCATCTTTCTCCCCCCGTGAACATGTAACCCACACCCCAGATGGTCTTTATGTATCGAGGACGGTTTGGGTCGTCCTCTATGGCTTTTCTGATTCTCTTTATGACTGTGTCCACAACCCTTGGTGAGACAGGGTCTTCCCAAAAGGTTTCCAGGAGTTTCTCTCGCGTGACGACTTTTCCGGCGTTTTCTGCGAGAAAGAGCAGTATCTCGAATTCTTTTTTGGGAAGATGTATTCTTTTCCCCTTCAAAAACACAGTAAAACCAGAGGCATCTATCTTCAGATCCCCGAAGTCGTACAGTCCCTTCTTTTCCCTCTCCAGAAATCTTTTCACTCTCACGAGGAGAATCTCTGGATTGAACGGTTTTGTCACGTAGTCGTCCGCCCCCGCTTCGAATCCTTTCAGAACGCTTTCATCATCGGAAAGGAGCGTTAGGAGTATCACCCAGGTTTCGGGTCGGGTTTCTTTTATCATCCTGCAGATCTCGTAACCACTGTAGTCTGGAAGCATGACGTCCAGAACCACAACATGAAAGACTTCCTCGTCGTTCAAAAAATCTTCTCCTGTGAGGAAGGTTTTCACCTGTCCCAACTGCTGGAGTTTTTCACTCACCGTTTTCAGAATATTTTTGTCGTCATCCACAACGGCTATCTCCCACATCATGAGAATTTTAGCATTGGAAGGAAAGAAACGAAAGCGATGATCACAATGACCGGACCTGGTGGCAGGTCGAGATTGTAAGCGGTCAGAAACCCCGCGAAGAAAACGCCGGTGCTGAAGATGACGGATATTGTTGTGAGTGACCAGAAGGATTTTCCAAATATTTTCGAGACGAGTCCGGGAAGGATCAGAAGAGCACCTGTGAGAATCACACCAACCACTTTGACGGTCGTCACCACGGTGATAGCGATGAACGAGGTGATCAGAAAACGGATGAGATCTGTTTTTATGCCATAAAACCTGGCCATTTTTTCATCTACTATGAAATACTTGATGTCCCATCTGAACACCACGGTGAGGATCACGCTCAGGGAAAGGACAACGGCCGTTATCGCGACGTCGGTGCTGTTCACAAGAAGTACGTCACCGAACAGATACCCCATCACATCTGTCTGATACCTTCCCGAAACAGAAAAGAGAACCACTCCAACGGCCATGAAGAAGGGAAGGAGGATGCCTATGGCACTGCTTTCGCTGATCCTGGAGCGAGAAAAGAGACTCACCGCAAAAGCGAAAAGAAGAGCCGTGGCAAAGGCAATCAATCTGTGATCCGCTCCGATGAGAGTGGCTACAGCAAGCCCGGCAAAGACTGCGTGTGCGGTTCCATC
This window encodes:
- a CDS encoding response regulator transcription factor; its protein translation is MMWEIAVVDDDKNILKTVSEKLQQLGQVKTFLTGEDFLNDEEVFHVVVLDVMLPDYSGYEICRMIKETRPETWVILLTLLSDDESVLKGFEAGADDYVTKPFNPEILLVRVKRFLEREKKGLYDFGDLKIDASGFTVFLKGKRIHLPKKEFEILLFLAENAGKVVTREKLLETFWEDPVSPRVVDTVIKRIRKAIEDDPNRPRYIKTIWGVGYMFTGGER
- a CDS encoding metal ABC transporter permease; the encoded protein is MSFFHDLVEYSFLRTAFVGGILVASLSGLVSPIVVFRRMEFIGDGTAHAVFAGLAVATLIGADHRLIAFATALLFAFAVSLFSRSRISESSAIGILLPFFMAVGVVLFSVSGRYQTDVMGYLFGDVLLVNSTDVAITAVVLSLSVILTVVFRWDIKYFIVDEKMARFYGIKTDLIRFLITSFIAITVVTTVKVVGVILTGALLILPGLVSKIFGKSFWSLTTISVIFSTGVFFAGFLTAYNLDLPPGPVIVIIAFVSFLPMLKFS
- a CDS encoding sensor histidine kinase — encoded protein: MISLRTFLITFLVNIALLGIFWGNRMNFVDVVIFSFFSALFVSLATHILVTSRLRKLREAVARKSRFEDFLNDEITKLAEEVNSIVENSLIQEKETEKLKDIVTGFVHDVKSLVWNEVEDENLQKIIEEFYEFAKLEAGLERLRKEPVNLVELVNDVVEKFPGKVIFKYDDVVEVEADPMKLFRAFYNVIENAVKYSAGPVEVHVKKDKVIVKGPGPEIPYEVRANLFEKKKKSKGTGLGLYLAREFFEMHGFRIAYRREGDYNVFEIYTGYTGMSSVKSERDSR